Proteins found in one Sorghum bicolor cultivar BTx623 chromosome 1, Sorghum_bicolor_NCBIv3, whole genome shotgun sequence genomic segment:
- the LOC8067714 gene encoding CASP-like protein 5A3, translating into MRASRPAVHPVEAPPPAPAAAAQALGEGEGAAHPRGVRMKDPPGAPGTPAGLGLRLAQAFFAAAALAVMASTNDFPSVSAFSYLVAAAILQCLWSLLLAFVDIYALLVKRSLRNARAVCIFTIGDGITGTLTLGAACASAGITVLIGNDLNICAENHCASFETATAMAFISWFALAPSCILNFWSMASR; encoded by the exons ATGCGGGCTAGCCGGCCGGCGGTGCACCCCGTggaagcgccgccgccggcgccggccgcggcggcgcaggccctgggggagggggagggcgcCGCGCACCCGCGCGGGGTGCGGATGAAGGATCCGCCTGGGGCGCCTGGGACACCTGCGGGGCTTGGCCTACGCCTTGCGCAGGCTTTCTTCGCAGCCGCCGCGCTCGCCGTCATGGCGTCCACCAACGACTTTCCGTCCGTCTCCGCCTTCAG CTACCTTGTCGCAGCAGCCATTTTGCAGTGCTTGTGGAGCCTTTTGCTAGCCTTTGTCGACATTTATGCACTTCTTGTCAAGCGATCTTTGAGAAATGCCCGAGCTGTATGTATATTTACTATCGGAGATGGG ATCACAGGTACACTAACCTTGGGTGCAGCATGTGCATCGGCAGGAATCACTGTTCTCATTGGTAATGATCTCAACATATGCGCAGAGAATCACTGTGCAAGTTTCGAGACAGCCACAGCAATGGCTTTCATAAGCTGGTTTGCGCTGGCGCCATCCTGTATCTTGAATTTCTGGTCGATGGCCTCCAGATGA